From one Pagrus major chromosome 21, Pma_NU_1.0 genomic stretch:
- the LOC141017059 gene encoding schwannomin-interacting protein 1 — protein sequence MVHQEKRVYQAQRNDRESIRQKLALGSFYDDEPVIYTSCSKNGLSSRLQSGVNLQVCFVNDSSSDKDSDAEDSRTETSLDTPLSPVSKQSSSLSDRDTAEEDSDPLDDCGGFWRVQRRLQEEARVALALARPMARMQVEVERQIQQHRRSPVADLLPHMPHISECLMKRNLRRGDMRDMSLGQLQVITNDLHSQIQSLNEELVQLLLIRDELHVEQDAMLVDIEDLTRHAHTHQPRQHAEKAVSK from the exons GCCCAGAGGAACGACAGAGAGTCCATCAGGCAGAAACTTGCCCTTGGCAGTTTCTATGACGACGAGCCAGTCATCTACACCAGCTGCAGCAAAAACGGCCTGTCCTCCCG ACTGCAGAGTGGCGTGAACCTGCaggtgtgttttgtgaatgacagcagcagtgacaaaGACAGCGATGCTGAGGACAGCAGGACAGAAACCAGTCTGGACACACCGCTGTCACCTGTG AGCAAGCAGAGCTCATCGTTATCCGAtcgagacacagcagaggaggacTCAGACCCGTTGGATGACTGCGGCGGGTTCTGGAGGGTGCAGCggaggctgcaggaggaggcCCGGGTGGCGCTGGCTCTGGCTCGACCCATGGCACGcatgcaggtggaggtggaaaGGCAAATCCAACAGCACAGACGTTCACCTGTGGCTGACTTG CTTCCCCATATGCCCCACATCAGCGAGTGTTTGATGAAGAGGAATCTGAGGCGGGGGGACATGAGGGACATGAGTCTAGGACAGCTGCAAGTCATCACGAATGACTTGCACTCACAGATTCAGA GTCTAAATGAGGAGCTGGTGCAGTTGCTGCTAATAAGGGATgagctgcatgtggagcaggaCGCCATGCTGGTGGACATAGAGGACCTCACCAG GCACGCTCACACGCATCAGCCGCGGCAACACGCAGAGAAAGCTGTCTCTAAATAA
- the LOC141017399 gene encoding interleukin-12 subunit alpha: protein MPLVKLYFSPALLLLVLSCPLWQVSQSLPVMNKGPMTDSCVSSARTLLLNITSTLAQNNLFSGIDCTKQSVELNMDTNTASVCAPKESTCSGTVKSEFNQESCLTNMGEDLRHYYKFLAAQPDPHGVLAQSVLLSLKELMNCFAWSLPTDMASAVAAAGRPSSFEERLTLCKVLKGFQVRTITINRAISYMNSGEHTK, encoded by the exons ATGCCTCTCGTCAAGCTCT ACTTCTCTCctgcgctgctgctgctggtgctcaGCTGTCCTCTGTGGCAGGTCAGCCAGTCTTTGCCAGTGATGAATAAAGGACCAATGACAGACTCCTGTGTTTCATCCGCCAGAACACTTCTACTGAACATCACCTCAACACTCGCACAG AACAACTTGTTCAGTGGAATCGACTGCACGAAGCAGAGCGTGGAGCTGAACATGGATACAAACACGGCGTCTGTGTGTGCACCAAAG GAATCGACATGCTCGGGAACCGTGAAGTCAGAATTCAATCAG GAGTCATGTCTGACAAACATGGGTGAGGATCTGCGTCACTACTACAAATTTCTTGCTGCTCAGCCGGATCCACACGGTGTGCTCGCTCAGTCGGTTCTGTTAAGCCTCAAAGAGCTCATG AACTGCTTCGCATGGTCTCTGCCAACAGACATGGCCTCAGCGGTG gctgctgcaggtcgtcCAAGCTCCTTCGAAGAAAGGCTGACCCTCTGCAAAGTGCTGAAGGGCTTCCAGGTCCGCACCATCACAATCAACAGAGCCATCAGCTACATGAACTCCGGTGAACACACTAAATGA
- the LOC141016979 gene encoding zona pellucida sperm-binding protein 3-like, producing MFTGCRIHRHSLPTREMKPRMDLQTTSFWWIIVLISVSTLTESRLTKPHTPHRTRGDIQPQLSAAERQQSAPPARPVVVRCHPDSMEVVAQADMFDSGLQVDGRHLRLGSDSVSEGSACGAVQSAEEEFTIRAHLNDCGTKLFSTKDKIIYSNVLVYSPEPSPEGLLRLDGAFIPVECHYEKRYALDGITLNPTWVDNVSMASAEDHIDFNLLLMDDDWQHQRGSYSYFLGDPVHFEVSVVTGHHTPLRVYVDHCVATATPDAEATLRYDFIEHNGCLVDAYLTDSRSHFLPRLAEHKLRFQLDAFRFYQEPSNQVYITCYVKAVPAVVTVSSQNRACSLMENRWRSVDGNDQACGSCDISNRVEEPPSAEPPKTTVGTEARQPTMQQESLIQSRPASFVRVRPDKRPQSSAGLMKKRGAEDKAERTIQLGPITVQPSSKTDTHNSIQNSTFTENT from the exons ATGTTCACAGGCTGTAGGATACACCGCCACTCCCTCCCGACCCGAGAGATGAAGCCAAGAATGGACCTTCAAACAACCTCTTTTTGGTGGATTATCGTCCTTATCTCGGTTTCCACACTCACAGAAAGCAGATTAACAAAGCCCCACACCCCACACAGGACTCGTGGTGACATCCAGCCTCAGTTATCCGCCGCTGAACGGCAGCAAAGCGCGCCACCTGCCCGACCCGTGGTGGTCCGCTGCCACCCGGACTCGATGGAGGTCGTGGCGCAGGCGGACATGTTTGATAGCGGCCTTCAGGTGGACGGTAGACACCTGCGGCTGGGCTCGGACTCTGTGAGCGAGGGGAGTGCATGTGGAGCAGTCCAGTCAGCAGAGGAGGAGTTCACCATCCGGGCCCACCTGAACGACTGTGGCACCAAACTCTTT TCGACAAAAGACAAGATTATCTACTCTAATGTTCTGGTCTACTCACCTGAGCCGTCACCTGAGGGTTTGCTCCGACTGGATGGAGCATTCATTCCAGTTGAATGTCACTATGAAAA GAGGTACGCCCTGGATGGCATTACCCTGAATCCCACCTGGGTTGATAATGTCTCCATGGCCTCCGCAGAGGATCACATAGATTTCAATCTGCTACTCATGGACG ATGATTGGCAGCACCAGAGGGGCTCTTATTCTTACTTCCTGGGTGACCCAGTTCATTTTGAAGTTTCTGTCGTCACCGGTCACCACACGCCCCTGCGAGTCTATGTTGACCACTGTGTTGCCACGGCAACCCCCGATGCAGAGGCTACATTAAGATACGACTTTATTGAGCATAACGG TTGCCTCGTTGATGCCTACCTGACAGACTCCCGCTCCCATTTCCTACCAAGACTTGCAGAGCACAAGCTGAGGTTTCAGCTCGATGCCTTCAGGTTCTACCAAGAGCCCAGCAATCAG GTCTACATAACCTGTTATGTGAAGGCTGTTCCAGCCGTGGTAACCGTCAGCTCTCAGAACAGGGCTTGCTCTTTAATGGAGAACAG ATGGAGGTCGGTTGATGGGAACGACCAGGCATGTGGAAGCTGTGATATATCCAATCGGGTTGAGGAGCCTCCGTCCGCAGAACCCCCTAAAACTACCGTCGGCACAGAAGCACGGCAGCCCACGATGCAACAGGAGAGTTTAATTCAGAGCAGACCAGCCAGTTTTGTCCGTGTTCGTCCAGACAAACGTCCGCAATCTTCTGCTGGACTCAtgaagaagagaggagcagaggacaaAGCAG agCGAACTATCCAGCTGGGACCCATTACCGTCCAGCCATCCAGCAAAACCGACACTCACAACAGCATCCAAAACAGCACTTTCACAGAGAACACCTGA
- the arl14 gene encoding ADP-ribosylation factor-like protein 14 codes for MGLKGSKLPEAHVLLLGLDNAGKSTLLYKLKHNMCVTTVPTIGFNVEMLEARKNGKNIYVTMWDVGGQKKMREHWRGFHQDAAAVVFVVDSSDTGRLDEARRELENTLRSEHLRGRPLIILANKQDVNGALTVTELKDRFNLRRAAGRDWFVQPCSASTGVGVEEAFRRVVQMVKLPADPATVKDSIKDRVHHMKASSRH; via the coding sequence ATGGGGCTGAAGGGATCCAAACTACCAGAGGCCCACGTCCTCCTCCTGGGCCTGGACAACGCAGGGAAATCGACCCTCCTCTACAAGCTGAAGCACAACATGTGCGTGACCACCGTGCCCACCATCGGCTTCAACGTGGAAATGCTCGAGGCGAGAAAGAACGGCAAGAACATCTACGTGACCATGTGGGACGTCGGCGGCCAGAAGAAGATGCGGGAGCACTGGAGGGGTTTCCACCAGGACGCAGCGGCGGTCGTGTTCGTCGTGGACAGCTCGGACACGGGGCGTCTGGACGAGGCGCGCAGGGAGCTGGAGAACACGCTGAGGAGCGAGCACCTGCGGGGCAGACCGCTCATCATCCTGGCCAACAAGCAGGACGTGAACGGAGCTCTGACTGTCACGGAGCTCAAGGACAGATTCAACCTGAGGAGGGCTGCGGGTCGGGACTGGTTCGTGCAGCCTTGCTCGGCGTCGACGGGAGTCGGAGTCGAGGAGGCCTTCAGACGGGTGGTCCAAATGGTCAAACTCCCAGCAGACCCCGCGACAGTGAAAGACAGCATCAAGGACAGAGTGCACCACATGAAAGCGAGTAGCAGACACtga